The following are encoded together in the Lactuca sativa cultivar Salinas chromosome 1, Lsat_Salinas_v11, whole genome shotgun sequence genome:
- the LOC111896266 gene encoding RNA pseudouridine synthase 6, chloroplastic — translation MKMAKVSSLLRIPKYRSFVVIPVTILQTSAAVTNHRPKSRRLCCSVWDSVLNFHRKNNSRAFTSDSPDSLAVTSTLSTPSHKRHEEYGRLLPCPAENVLPRNIEHLVVKEGGPVLDFITKALDLPPLYVADLIHFGAVYYALVCPKPPSTATMEEIRLYKEFTNPSLLRKRPSLKGKTLREAQNTFRITCVDEFVEAGTYVRVHVRPKRFPRCYEIDWKSRIIAVTESYVVLNKPAGTSVGGTTDNIEETCANFATRALKLTTPLKTTHQIDNCTEGCVVLARTKDYCSVFHRMIREKKVKKLYLALAAAYVPPGIMTHYMRPFRKAPKIISQDFIPGWNLCQLEVLECRKVPWPNASIEEENGIQDLNWPNKEFAFECKINLLTGRTHQIRAQLAACGAPIVGDSMYMPAVIAELVGPAKLKKQFESDSAIEEWAAKHGKEPGVSIGLQASQISWDEDEGQHHLYQAGPPWWTQ, via the exons ATGAAAATGGCGAAGGTTTCGTCACTACTACGGATCCCCAAGTACCGAAGCTTCGTTGTCATCCCTGTCACAATACTACAAACATCAGCCGCTGTCACCAACCACCGCCCCAAAAGTAGGAGGCTTTGCTGTTCAGTTTGGGATTCCGTTTTGAATTTTCACCGGAAAAACAATAGCAGAGCCTTCACATCCGATTCCCCTGATTCTCTAGCAGTTACCTCAACTCTATCTACTCCCAGTCATAAACG CCATGAAGAATATGGTCGCTTGCTTCCATGTCCTGCAGAGAATGTTTTGCCAAGAAACATTGAGCACTTAGTTGTTAAAGAAGGAGGACCCGTTCTTGACTTCATTACCAAAGCTTTGGATCTTCCACCCTT GTATGTTGCAGATCTTATTCATTTTGGAGCAGTGTACTATGCCCTTGTATGCCCAAAGCCTCCTTCAACTGCAACAATGGAAGAAATCAGATTGTATAAAGAATTTACCAATCCGTCCCTCCTAAGAAAGAGACCTTCACTCAAAGGGAAAACCCTAAGAGAGGCACAAAATACTTTTAGAATTACTTGTGTTGATGAGTTTGTTGAAGCCGGGACTTATGTAAGGGTGCATGTACGTCCAAAACGATTTCCAAG ATGCTATGAAATTGACTGGAAGTCAAGAATAATTGCTGTGACAGAGTCGTATGTGGTTCTTAACAAGCCAGCTGGCACATCA GTGGGTGGAACTACAGACAACATTGAAGAAACTTGTGCAAATTTTGCTACTCGTGCCTTGAAATTAACTACTCCTTTAAAGACAACTCACCAGATTGATAATTGCACAGAAGGCTG TGTTGTGCTAGCTAGAACTAAGGACTACTGTTCAGTTTTCCATAGAATGATCAGG GAGAAAAAAGTGAAGAAGCTTTATCTTGCACTTGCTGCTGCTTATGTGCCACCTGGCATCATGACCCATTACATGCGACCATTTCGAAAGGCTCCAAAAATTATTTCCCAAG ACTTCATTCCGGGATGGAATCTGTGCCAATTGGAGGTCCTGGAATGCAGGAAAGTTCCATGGCCAAATGCTTCCATTGAAGAAGAGAATGGAATTCAGGATTTGAATTGGCCGAATAAAGAGTTTGCATTCGAGTGCAAAATCAACCTTTTGACTGGTCGTACTCACCAG ATTCGAGCTCAACTAGCAGCATGTGGTGCACCAATAGTGGGGGACTCGATGTACATGCCAGCTGTAATCGCAGAGCTGGTGGGACCCGCaaagttaaaaaaacaatttGAAAGTGATTCCGCCATTGAAGAGTGGGCTGCAAAACACGGGAAGGAACCTGGTGTGAGTATTGGCCTTCAAGCTTCTCAAATTTCATGGGATGAAGATGAAGGACAACACCACTTGTATCAGGCGGGACCTCCATGGTGGACTCAGTAA